From Amycolatopsis sp. YIM 10, the proteins below share one genomic window:
- the rplK gene encoding 50S ribosomal protein L11, translating to MPPKKKKLAAIIKLQISAGAANPAPPVGPALGQHGVNIMEFCKAYNAATESQRGNVVPVEISVYEDRSFDFKLKTPPAAKLLLKAAGVEKGSGEPHKTKVAKVTWDQVREIAETKKSDLNANDIDQAAKIIAGTARSMGITVEG from the coding sequence ATGCCACCCAAGAAGAAGAAGCTTGCAGCGATCATCAAGCTGCAGATCTCGGCGGGGGCCGCGAACCCGGCTCCGCCGGTCGGCCCGGCGCTGGGTCAGCACGGCGTGAACATCATGGAGTTCTGCAAGGCCTACAACGCCGCGACCGAGTCGCAGCGCGGCAACGTGGTGCCGGTCGAGATCTCCGTGTACGAGGACCGCTCGTTCGACTTCAAGCTCAAGACCCCGCCGGCGGCGAAGCTGCTGCTCAAGGCCGCGGGCGTGGAGAAGGGCTCCGGTGAGCCGCACAAGACCAAGGTCGCCAAGGTGACCTGGGACCAGGTGCGCGAGATCGCCGAGACCAAGAAGAGCGACCTCAACGCCAACGACATCGACCAGGCGGCGAAGATCATCGCCGGCACCGCCCGCTCCATGGGCATCACGGTCGAGGGCTGA
- the rplA gene encoding 50S ribosomal protein L1, with product MTKRSKAYRQASELIDRERLYAPLEAAKLAKETSKTKMDATVEVAMRLGVDPRKADQMVRGTVNLPHGTGKTARVIVFATGDKAAEAEAAGADAVGTDELIERIQGGWLDFDAAIATPDQMAKVGRIARILGPRGLMPNPKTGTVTPAVAKAVSDIKGGKINFRVDKQANLHLVIGKASFDTDKLVENYAAALDEILRAKPSSAKGRYLKKVTFTTTMGPGIPVDPARTRNLLAEDANA from the coding sequence ATGACCAAGCGCAGCAAGGCCTATCGTCAGGCCTCCGAGCTGATCGACCGCGAGCGGCTGTACGCCCCGCTCGAGGCCGCCAAGCTCGCCAAGGAGACCTCCAAGACCAAGATGGACGCCACCGTCGAGGTCGCCATGCGCCTCGGGGTGGACCCCCGCAAGGCCGACCAGATGGTCCGCGGCACCGTGAACCTGCCGCACGGCACCGGTAAGACCGCCCGCGTCATCGTCTTCGCCACCGGCGACAAGGCCGCCGAGGCCGAAGCCGCCGGCGCGGACGCGGTCGGCACCGACGAACTGATCGAGCGCATCCAGGGTGGCTGGCTCGACTTCGACGCCGCGATCGCGACGCCGGACCAGATGGCGAAGGTCGGGCGCATCGCCCGGATCCTCGGCCCGCGTGGCCTGATGCCGAACCCGAAGACCGGCACGGTGACCCCCGCGGTCGCCAAGGCGGTCTCGGACATCAAGGGCGGAAAGATCAACTTCCGCGTGGACAAGCAGGCCAACCTGCACCTGGTGATCGGCAAGGCCTCGTTCGACACCGACAAGCTGGTGGAGAACTACGCCGCCGCGCTGGACGAGATCCTGCGCGCCAAGCCGTCGTCGGCGAAGGGCCGTTACCTGAAGAAGGTCACCTTCACCACGACCATGGGCCCCGGCATCCCGGTGGACCCGGCTCGCACCCGCAACCTCCTCGCCGAGGACGCGAACGCCTGA
- a CDS encoding ATP-binding cassette domain-containing protein gives MGAEVVVEGLTKSFGRQAIWRDVSLTLPPGEVSVLLGPSGTGKSVFLKSMIGLLKPERGSCTINGVDIVRCSESKLYETRKLFGVLFQDGALFGSMNLYDNVAFPLREHTKKSETEIKRIVLEKLEMTGLSGAEKKLPGEISGGMRKRAGLARALVLDPEIILVDEPDSGLDPVRTTYISQLFIDVNTQIDATFLIVTHNINLARTVPDNIGMLFRKELVMYGPREVLLTSEEPVVKQFLNGRMDGPIGMSEEKDSATMAAEKAMFDAGHHAGGVEDVRGVPPQMQPTPGLPERMGARRRQDRVMRNLHTLPAAAQEKVIESLSPEEQQHYGVHPHRMVGARPQQYQGQPPNQHRGQLPADQVASMPQSGWSEPRSRDPRQGGT, from the coding sequence ATGGGTGCCGAGGTGGTCGTCGAGGGTCTGACCAAGTCCTTCGGAAGGCAGGCCATCTGGCGGGACGTGTCACTGACCCTGCCGCCAGGCGAGGTCTCCGTCCTGCTCGGCCCGTCGGGCACCGGCAAGTCGGTGTTCCTGAAGTCGATGATCGGCCTGCTCAAGCCGGAACGCGGCAGCTGCACGATCAACGGCGTCGACATCGTCCGGTGCTCGGAGTCGAAGCTGTACGAAACGCGGAAGCTGTTCGGCGTGCTGTTCCAGGACGGCGCCCTCTTCGGTTCGATGAACCTCTACGACAACGTCGCTTTCCCGCTTCGCGAGCACACCAAGAAGTCGGAAACCGAGATCAAGCGGATCGTGCTGGAAAAGCTTGAGATGACCGGTTTGTCCGGCGCCGAGAAAAAGCTTCCCGGTGAGATTTCCGGCGGTATGCGCAAGCGCGCCGGGCTGGCCCGCGCGCTGGTGCTGGACCCGGAGATCATCCTGGTCGACGAGCCGGACTCCGGCCTCGACCCGGTGCGCACCACCTACATCAGCCAGCTGTTCATCGACGTGAACACGCAGATCGACGCGACCTTCCTGATCGTCACGCACAACATCAACCTGGCGCGGACGGTGCCGGACAACATCGGCATGCTCTTCCGCAAGGAACTGGTCATGTACGGCCCGCGCGAGGTACTGCTGACCAGTGAGGAACCGGTGGTCAAGCAGTTCCTGAACGGCCGGATGGACGGCCCGATCGGGATGAGCGAGGAAAAGGACTCCGCCACCATGGCCGCGGAGAAGGCCATGTTCGACGCGGGTCACCACGCCGGTGGCGTCGAGGACGTGCGCGGGGTGCCGCCGCAGATGCAGCCCACCCCCGGCCTTCCCGAGCGCATGGGCGCCCGCCGCCGCCAGGACCGCGTGATGCGCAACCTGCACACGCTGCCCGCGGCCGCGCAGGAGAAGGTCATCGAGTCGCTTTCGCCGGAGGAGCAGCAGCACTACGGCGTGCATCCCCACCGAATGGTCGGCGCCAGACCGCAGCAGTACCAAGGGCAGCCGCCCAACCAGCACCGCGGGCAGCTGCCGGCGGACCAGGTGGCCAGCATGCCGCAGAGCGGCTGGTCCGAACCCCGATCGCGTGATCCCAGGCAGGGCGGTACATGA
- a CDS encoding ABC transporter permease has translation MAFRHAIGQGARRAVNAPLGLLDQLGDQLSFYIRALAWIPQSLRKYMKETMRLLAEVSFGSGALAVIGGTVGVMVGLTVFTGVVVGLQGFAALDQIGTAAFAGFASAYINTREIAPLVAGLALSATVGAGFTAQLGAMRISEEIDALEVMGVPSLPYLVTTRIIAGFIAVIPLYIIGLLMSYLGSRIVTVYFYGQSAGTYDHYFNLFLPPEDVFISFVKVLIFAVIIILSHCYYGYRASGGPAGVGVAVGRAVRTTIVTVAIVNFFIGFAIWGTTTTVRIAG, from the coding sequence ATGGCCTTTCGCCACGCCATCGGCCAGGGCGCGCGCCGCGCGGTGAACGCCCCGCTCGGCCTGCTCGACCAGCTCGGGGACCAGCTGTCGTTCTACATCCGCGCGCTGGCCTGGATCCCGCAGTCGCTGCGCAAGTACATGAAGGAGACGATGCGGCTGCTCGCCGAGGTGAGCTTCGGCTCCGGCGCGCTGGCCGTGATCGGCGGCACGGTCGGCGTGATGGTCGGCCTGACCGTGTTCACCGGGGTGGTGGTCGGCCTCCAGGGCTTCGCCGCGCTGGACCAGATCGGCACCGCGGCCTTCGCCGGGTTCGCCTCGGCCTACATCAACACCCGCGAGATCGCGCCGCTGGTCGCCGGGCTCGCGCTCTCGGCCACCGTCGGCGCCGGGTTCACCGCCCAGCTCGGCGCGATGCGCATCTCCGAGGAGATCGACGCGCTGGAAGTGATGGGCGTGCCGAGCCTGCCGTACCTGGTGACCACCCGGATCATCGCCGGGTTCATCGCGGTCATCCCGCTGTACATCATCGGCCTGCTGATGTCGTACCTCGGCTCGCGAATAGTCACGGTGTACTTCTACGGGCAGTCGGCGGGCACCTACGACCACTACTTCAACCTGTTCCTACCACCCGAAGACGTGTTCATCTCCTTCGTGAAGGTGCTCATCTTCGCGGTGATCATCATCCTGTCGCACTGCTACTACGGCTACCGCGCCAGCGGTGGCCCGGCGGGCGTCGGCGTGGCCGTCGGCCGCGCGGTGCGGACCACGATCGTCACCGTGGCGATCGTGAACTTCTTCATCGGGTTCGCCATCTGGGGGACCACGACCACGGTGAGGATCGCGGGATGA
- a CDS encoding ABC transporter substrate-binding protein, which translates to MRRKTLVATVAVALVALSACGSGEEQAAAPGGWSFTDDRGTTVTAAATPQRIIAQVSSAAALKDFGVKVTGTFGPLVRPDGTVEPEAGSLVPAEVTDVTGQSYGTLNLERLASLKPELLVSGKYAEFPGLWHLKEDQEQRALELTPTAGIVQSGADLPKTISRYQDLARSLGADVESAQVKADEQAFRSAAQRVKDIGARMKAENRSIVAVGGLPDQYFVVVPARNPDLAYYTEGLGLPIKTPDNPDATGGGYFETLSWERADKYQGDLLMWDTRPASIPPAQLKANPVFAAMPAAANDRFVEWDAVAPLSYASYAKIMNKLADQLEAKLATL; encoded by the coding sequence TTGCGCAGAAAGACGCTGGTGGCGACGGTCGCCGTCGCTCTGGTGGCGTTGTCGGCGTGCGGGAGTGGCGAGGAGCAGGCCGCCGCGCCAGGGGGCTGGTCCTTCACCGACGACCGCGGCACCACGGTGACCGCGGCCGCGACGCCCCAGCGGATCATCGCCCAGGTGTCCTCGGCCGCCGCGCTGAAGGACTTCGGGGTGAAGGTGACCGGCACCTTCGGCCCGCTGGTCCGCCCCGACGGCACGGTCGAGCCGGAGGCGGGCAGCCTCGTCCCGGCCGAGGTCACCGACGTCACCGGCCAGTCCTACGGCACGCTGAACCTCGAGCGCCTCGCATCGCTGAAGCCGGAACTGCTGGTCAGCGGCAAGTACGCCGAGTTCCCCGGGCTCTGGCACCTCAAGGAGGACCAGGAGCAGCGCGCGCTCGAACTCACCCCGACCGCGGGCATCGTGCAGTCCGGCGCCGACCTGCCCAAGACCATCTCGCGCTACCAGGACCTCGCCCGCAGCCTCGGCGCCGACGTCGAATCGGCGCAGGTCAAGGCGGACGAGCAGGCGTTCCGGTCAGCCGCTCAGCGGGTGAAGGACATCGGCGCGCGGATGAAGGCGGAGAACCGCAGCATCGTGGCCGTCGGTGGGCTGCCCGACCAGTACTTCGTGGTGGTCCCCGCCCGCAACCCGGACCTCGCCTACTACACCGAGGGCCTCGGCCTGCCGATCAAGACGCCGGACAACCCGGACGCCACCGGCGGCGGTTACTTCGAGACGCTGTCCTGGGAACGGGCCGACAAGTACCAGGGTGACCTCCTGATGTGGGACACCCGCCCGGCGTCGATCCCGCCCGCGCAGCTCAAGGCGAACCCGGTGTTCGCCGCGATGCCCGCCGCCGCGAACGACCGCTTCGTCGAATGGGATGCCGTCGCACCGCTCAGCTACGCCAGTTACGCGAAGATCATGAACAAGCTCGCCGACCAGCTCGAGGCCAAGCTCGCCACGCTTTAG
- the rplL gene encoding 50S ribosomal protein L7/L12, translating to MAKLSTEELLDAFKELTLLELSEFVKQFEETFDVTAAAPAAVVAAAPGAAAPAAAEEQDEFDVVLESAGDKKIQVIKVVREVVSGLGLKEAKELVEGAPKAILEKVDKEAAEAAKEKLEGAGAKISLK from the coding sequence ATGGCGAAGCTGAGCACCGAAGAACTGCTCGACGCCTTCAAGGAGCTGACGCTGCTTGAGCTGTCCGAGTTCGTGAAGCAGTTCGAGGAGACCTTCGACGTCACCGCGGCCGCCCCGGCCGCCGTGGTCGCCGCCGCCCCGGGTGCCGCCGCTCCGGCCGCCGCCGAGGAGCAGGACGAGTTCGACGTCGTTCTCGAGTCCGCCGGTGACAAGAAGATCCAGGTCATCAAGGTGGTCCGCGAGGTCGTCTCCGGCCTGGGCCTGAAGGAGGCCAAGGAGCTGGTCGAGGGCGCGCCCAAGGCCATCCTGGAGAAGGTCGACAAGGAGGCCGCCGAGGCCGCCAAGGAGAAGCTCGAGGGCGCCGGCGCGAAGATCTCGCTCAAGTGA
- the rplJ gene encoding 50S ribosomal protein L10, whose amino-acid sequence MAKPDKMAAVAEIADRFRTSSATVVTEYTGLSVAQLSQLRVALGSSAKYRVAKNTLVQRAAQEAGVQGLDDLFVGPTAIAFVEGEAVDAAKALRDFAKDNSALVIKGGYMDGKPLSVNEINRLADLESREVLLSKAAGAFKAKLSQAAALFQAPASQVARLAAALEEKRKGEEGGAGEAPAES is encoded by the coding sequence ATGGCGAAGCCCGACAAGATGGCGGCCGTCGCCGAGATCGCGGACAGGTTCCGTACGAGCTCGGCCACTGTTGTCACCGAGTACACCGGCCTCTCCGTCGCCCAGCTGTCGCAGCTGCGTGTCGCTCTCGGCTCCAGTGCCAAGTACCGCGTCGCGAAGAACACCCTCGTCCAGCGCGCTGCGCAGGAAGCCGGTGTCCAGGGTCTGGATGACCTCTTCGTCGGCCCGACCGCTATCGCCTTCGTCGAAGGTGAAGCGGTCGACGCCGCGAAGGCGCTCCGTGACTTCGCGAAGGACAACAGCGCCCTTGTCATCAAGGGCGGCTACATGGACGGCAAGCCCCTCAGCGTCAACGAGATCAACCGCCTGGCGGATCTCGAAAGCCGCGAGGTGCTGCTCTCCAAGGCCGCCGGCGCGTTCAAGGCCAAGTTGTCCCAGGCCGCCGCGCTGTTCCAGGCGCCGGCTTCCCAGGTCGCCCGGCTCGCCGCCGCGCTCGAAGAGAAGCGCAAGGGCGAAGAGGGCGGCGCGGGCGAAGCACCTGCCGAAAGCTGA
- the nusG gene encoding transcription termination/antitermination protein NusG, whose amino-acid sequence MTSDNGTGSGQELTDLSDAQVFEAVDNDGEHTEPVEAISSDEPAEDAAGTEPEPADEPVAEEPEADEDPVAKLRAELKAAPGDWYVVHSYAGYENKVKTNLETRTQTLDVEEFIFQIEVPTEEVTEIKNGQRKQVQRKVLPGYILVRMELNDASWSAVRNTPGVTGFVGATSRPSPLTIDEVLKFLAPQVEKAAPAKSKGETSTAEAPLGGGTVEVDFEVGESVTVMDGPFATLPATISEVNADGQKLKVLVSIFGRETPVELSFNQVSKI is encoded by the coding sequence GTGACCTCCGACAACGGCACAGGCAGCGGTCAGGAGCTGACCGACCTTTCCGACGCGCAGGTGTTCGAGGCCGTCGACAACGACGGCGAGCACACCGAGCCGGTTGAGGCGATCAGCTCCGACGAGCCGGCCGAGGACGCGGCGGGCACGGAACCGGAACCGGCCGACGAGCCCGTGGCCGAAGAGCCCGAGGCCGACGAGGACCCGGTCGCCAAGCTGCGCGCCGAGCTGAAGGCCGCGCCCGGCGACTGGTACGTCGTGCACTCGTACGCCGGTTACGAGAACAAGGTCAAGACGAACCTCGAGACCCGTACCCAGACGCTGGACGTCGAGGAGTTCATCTTCCAGATCGAGGTGCCCACCGAAGAGGTCACCGAGATCAAGAACGGCCAGCGCAAGCAGGTGCAGCGCAAGGTGCTGCCCGGCTACATCCTGGTCCGGATGGAGCTGAACGACGCTTCCTGGAGCGCGGTCCGCAACACCCCCGGGGTCACCGGTTTTGTCGGCGCCACCTCGCGTCCGTCGCCGCTGACCATCGACGAGGTGCTGAAGTTCCTCGCGCCGCAGGTCGAGAAGGCCGCCCCGGCCAAGAGCAAGGGCGAGACCTCGACCGCGGAGGCCCCGCTCGGTGGCGGTACCGTCGAGGTGGACTTCGAGGTCGGCGAGTCGGTCACCGTGATGGACGGCCCGTTCGCCACCCTGCCCGCCACGATCAGCGAAGTGAACGCCGACGGGCAGAAGCTGAAGGTCCTGGTGTCGATCTTCGGCCGGGAAACCCCGGTCGAGCTGTCGTTCAACCAGGTCTCCAAGATCTGA
- a CDS encoding ABC transporter permease, giving the protein MSSATSAKIPGIGMLRETGKLFALGLDVIRGMFQRPFQVREFIQQSWFIASVTILPTALVAIPFGALVALQLGSLITQLGAQSFIGAASVLAIIQQAAPIVTALLVAGAGGSAICADIGARTIREEIDAMEVLGVSAVQRLIVPRVLASMLVAVLLNGVVSVIGVLGGYFFNVVLQGGTPGAYLASFSALAQLPDLWISELKALIFGFIAGVVAAYRGLNPPPGPKGVGDAVNQAVVITFLLLFFVNFILTLLYLQVVPAKGS; this is encoded by the coding sequence ATGAGTTCGGCCACTTCCGCCAAGATCCCCGGAATCGGGATGCTCCGCGAGACCGGGAAGCTTTTCGCGCTCGGCCTCGACGTCATCCGCGGGATGTTCCAGCGCCCGTTCCAGGTGCGCGAGTTCATCCAGCAGTCCTGGTTCATCGCCAGCGTCACGATCCTGCCGACGGCGCTGGTCGCGATTCCGTTCGGCGCGCTGGTCGCGCTGCAGCTCGGCTCGCTGATCACCCAGCTCGGCGCCCAGTCGTTCATCGGTGCCGCCAGTGTGCTGGCGATCATCCAGCAGGCCGCGCCGATCGTGACCGCGCTGCTGGTGGCAGGCGCCGGTGGTTCGGCGATCTGCGCGGACATCGGCGCCCGCACCATTCGCGAGGAGATCGACGCGATGGAGGTGCTGGGCGTCTCCGCGGTGCAGCGGCTGATCGTGCCGCGCGTGCTCGCCTCGATGCTGGTCGCGGTGCTGCTGAACGGCGTGGTCAGCGTGATCGGCGTGCTCGGCGGCTACTTCTTCAACGTGGTGCTGCAGGGCGGTACCCCCGGTGCCTACCTGGCCAGCTTCTCCGCCCTGGCGCAGCTGCCCGACCTGTGGATCAGCGAGCTGAAGGCGCTGATCTTCGGCTTCATCGCCGGGGTGGTGGCCGCCTACCGCGGGCTGAACCCGCCGCCGGGCCCGAAGGGCGTCGGCGACGCGGTGAACCAGGCCGTGGTCATCACCTTCCTGCTGCTGTTCTTCGTCAACTTCATCCTCACCCTGCTCTACCTGCAGGTCGTTCCGGCGAAGGGGAGCTGA